In Fusobacterium sp. SYSU M8D902, the genomic window TTAATATGTCTATGTTAAAATATTTTTTTGATATTAAAAACAAAGATGAGAATAGAAATTTATTCAATGGACTATATATAGAAGACTCTCCTGTGATTAAAGAGCAGGGTAAATATCCTGTCATCTTTATTACTATGAAAGAACTTAAAGAAAATACTTGGGAAGAGTTTTTATCTGATATGAGCCTATTTATTTTTAAAATGGTAAAAGACTTTCAAGGATTAGAAGAAATTTGTAGCTCTGAAGAAAAAAAAATTTTACACAATCTTCAAAATAGAAAAGGGGATATGAGTGAGTTAAAATATAGTTTACAATTTTTAACAGAGTTGCTTGCAAGAAAATACAATGAGAAAGTTATTTTACTTATAGATGAATATGATACTCCTCTTCTCACTGCCCATGAGTTTGGCTATTATAATGAGGCTCTACAATTTTTTAAGATTTTCTATGGTGGAGCTTTAAAATCTAATGCCAACTTACA contains:
- a CDS encoding AAA family ATPase, which codes for MFNKKGIGIGVDDFKKVIEKNCYFVDKSKFIEDILTDSADIKLFCRPRRFGKTLNMSMLKYFFDIKNKDENRNLFNGLYIEDSPVIKEQGKYPVIFITMKELKENTWEEFLSDMSLFIFKMVKDFQGLEEICSSEEKKILHNLQNRKGDMSELKYSLQFLTELLARKYNEKVILLIDEYDTPLLTAHEFGYYNEALQFFKIFYGGALKSNANL